In one window of Gemmatimonadota bacterium DNA:
- a CDS encoding 2-oxoglutarate dehydrogenase E1 component, which produces MPEQPISSVFNDAYAAEQFEAYRRDPASVEESWRQFFRFAEQAMGGYAPAAATSAAAGPVLDEEYARKVAGAARYTTAIRTYGHFAVQLDPLGTPPPGAPELTLDFFGIVEADLDLVTGASLGFPHLATARDVADRLKKRYCTNLAVEVQHLGSEEERAWFRQLFTEEKLTAPLSADEKKAVLRRLTEVDGFERFLGKAFVGYKRFSIEGTDALVPMLDAAIERSAGAGVKHVALAMAHRGRISVLTHVLGKPALQIFSEFQGKHGHLGGMSSTGDVKYHLGYDGRRKLEEGREVEVSLVPNPSHLEVVNPVLQGRARALQRDAQDRRVRREEDVVPIVIHGDAAFPGEGIVPETMNLSRLRAYRVGGTLHIIVNNQVGFTTDPTDARSTRYASDVAKGFEMPIIHVNGDDAEACIIAMRIAVAYRTRFKKDFLVDLVGYRRWGHNEGDEPNFTQPLLYERVRAHPTPRQVWGARLVGEGLLSAAEVDQLDAEIAAGFQATFERSKAVEDVHGDHESATAPSPEVLTAVPADDLVRWNEAILTYPADFNAHPRLAKQLERRREAMGDAGGIDWGHAESLAFASILADGTHIRFTGQDVERGTFSHRHAVLNDVTNARKHAPLAHLPGVSTSFEIYNSALSETAVMAFEYGYSVAAPDTLTLWEGQFGDFANVAQPIIDQFIAADRAKWGQDSGLVLLLPHGYEGQGPEHSSARLERFLQLCAEGNLRVAYPSTPAQYFHILRRQAFAPDRRPLVLMQPKSLLRLAQAASQLRDLAHANFQPVIDDPMGAEKRSLVKRLVFCTGKVYYDLLAKGIPETVAVVRVEELYPWPHERIARLVDQYPAIDEVAWVQEEPKNQGAWSFVAPRLRVSTGNALVIRYYGRPERASPAEGYPSDHAEEQARIVGDALQPSVRASGARRMITPAKTTSL; this is translated from the coding sequence ATGCCCGAGCAGCCCATTTCCAGCGTCTTCAACGACGCCTACGCCGCCGAACAGTTCGAGGCCTACCGCCGCGACCCCGCCTCCGTCGAAGAGTCGTGGCGCCAGTTCTTCCGCTTCGCCGAGCAGGCCATGGGCGGGTACGCGCCCGCCGCCGCCACCTCGGCTGCCGCCGGACCGGTCCTTGACGAGGAGTACGCCCGCAAGGTCGCCGGCGCCGCGCGGTACACCACGGCCATCCGCACCTACGGCCACTTCGCGGTCCAGCTCGATCCGCTCGGCACCCCGCCGCCCGGCGCCCCGGAGCTGACGCTCGACTTCTTCGGCATCGTCGAGGCCGACCTCGACCTCGTCACCGGCGCGTCGCTCGGCTTCCCGCACCTCGCCACCGCGCGCGACGTCGCCGACCGCCTCAAGAAGCGCTACTGCACCAACCTCGCCGTCGAGGTGCAGCACCTCGGCTCCGAGGAGGAGCGCGCCTGGTTCCGGCAGCTCTTCACCGAGGAGAAGCTCACGGCGCCGCTCTCCGCCGACGAGAAGAAGGCCGTGCTCCGCCGCCTCACCGAGGTCGACGGCTTCGAGCGCTTCCTCGGCAAGGCCTTCGTGGGCTACAAGCGCTTCTCCATCGAGGGCACCGACGCCCTCGTCCCGATGCTCGACGCGGCGATCGAGCGCTCCGCCGGCGCCGGCGTGAAGCATGTCGCGCTCGCGATGGCGCACCGCGGCCGCATCAGCGTGCTCACGCATGTGCTCGGCAAGCCCGCGCTCCAGATCTTCAGCGAGTTCCAGGGGAAGCACGGCCATCTGGGCGGCATGTCGTCCACCGGCGACGTGAAGTATCACTTGGGATACGACGGCCGAAGGAAGCTGGAGGAAGGCAGGGAGGTCGAGGTCTCGCTCGTCCCCAATCCGTCGCACCTCGAGGTCGTGAACCCGGTGCTGCAGGGGCGGGCCCGGGCGCTCCAGCGCGACGCGCAGGACCGGCGCGTGCGCCGCGAGGAGGATGTCGTCCCGATCGTGATCCACGGCGACGCCGCCTTCCCCGGCGAGGGCATCGTCCCCGAGACGATGAACCTCTCGCGCCTCCGCGCCTATCGCGTGGGCGGCACGCTCCACATCATCGTCAACAACCAGGTCGGCTTCACCACCGATCCCACCGACGCGCGCTCCACGCGGTACGCGAGCGACGTCGCGAAGGGCTTCGAGATGCCGATCATCCACGTCAACGGCGACGACGCCGAGGCGTGCATCATCGCCATGCGCATCGCGGTGGCGTACCGGACGCGCTTCAAGAAGGACTTCCTCGTGGACCTCGTCGGCTACCGGCGCTGGGGACACAACGAGGGCGACGAGCCGAACTTCACGCAGCCGCTGCTCTACGAGCGGGTCCGCGCGCATCCGACGCCGCGCCAGGTGTGGGGCGCGCGCCTCGTCGGCGAAGGACTCCTCTCGGCGGCCGAGGTGGACCAGCTCGACGCCGAGATCGCCGCGGGCTTCCAGGCCACCTTTGAGCGGTCCAAGGCCGTCGAGGACGTGCACGGCGACCACGAGTCGGCGACCGCGCCGTCGCCCGAGGTCCTCACCGCGGTGCCGGCCGACGACCTCGTCCGCTGGAACGAGGCGATCCTCACCTATCCGGCGGATTTCAACGCCCATCCGCGTCTCGCCAAGCAGCTCGAGCGCCGCCGCGAGGCGATGGGCGATGCCGGTGGCATCGATTGGGGGCACGCCGAGTCGCTCGCCTTCGCGAGCATCCTCGCCGACGGCACGCACATCCGCTTCACCGGGCAGGACGTGGAGCGCGGCACCTTCTCGCATCGCCATGCCGTGCTCAACGACGTGACGAACGCGCGCAAGCACGCGCCGCTCGCGCACCTGCCGGGCGTCAGCACGAGCTTCGAGATCTACAACTCGGCGCTCAGCGAGACGGCGGTGATGGCGTTCGAGTACGGCTACTCGGTGGCCGCGCCCGACACGCTCACGCTCTGGGAAGGGCAGTTCGGCGACTTCGCGAACGTGGCGCAGCCGATCATCGACCAGTTCATCGCGGCCGACCGGGCGAAGTGGGGGCAGGACTCGGGCCTCGTGCTGCTGCTCCCGCACGGCTACGAAGGGCAGGGGCCGGAGCACTCGAGCGCGCGGCTCGAGCGCTTCCTCCAGCTCTGCGCCGAGGGCAACCTGCGCGTCGCGTATCCGAGCACGCCAGCGCAGTACTTCCACATCCTGCGGCGTCAGGCCTTCGCGCCCGACCGTCGGCCGCTGGTGCTCATGCAGCCCAAGTCGCTCCTGCGTCTCGCGCAGGCCGCGTCGCAGCTGCGCGACCTCGCGCACGCGAACTTCCAGCCGGTGATCGACGACCCGATGGGCGCCGAGAAGCGGTCGCTGGTCAAGCGCCTCGTCTTCTGCACCGGCAAGGTCTACTACGACTTGCTCGCCAAGGGCATCCCGGAGACGGTGGCCGTCGTGCGCGTGGAGGAGCTGTATCCCTGGCCGCACGAGCGCATCGCGCGGCTCGTGGACCAGTATCCGGCGATCGACGAGGTCGCGTGGGTGCAGGAGGAGCCGAAGAACCAAGGCGCGTGGAGCTTCGTCGCGCCGCGGCTCCGCGTCTCCACCGGCAACGCGCTCGTCATCCGCTACTATGGCCGGCCGGAGCGGGCGAGCCCCGCCGAAGGCTATCCGTCGGATCACGCCGAGGAGCAGGCGCGCATCGTGGGTGATGCGCTCCAGCCGTCGGTGCGCGCGTCGGGTGCGCGCCGGATGATCACGCCCGCGAAGACGACCTCCCTCTAG
- a CDS encoding PIG-L family deacetylase, with the protein MIRTRLLPALVALLSLAAPRAASGQARGAVALDQLVRGLTTTSRVLVIGAHPDDEDTQLLAWLARGHQVHVAYLSLTRGDGGQNLIGNELGEALGAIRSEELLAARRLDGAQQFFSRAYDFGFSKDATETFAQWDREALTADVVRVIRAYRPHLVIAVWSGTRADGHGHHEAAGILARDAFEAAGDTVRFPVAVHGRAWMPQKFYRGAWARALPPTLTFDVGGYDAVLGRSPAELAAASRSMHRSQGQGGLERRGAAPSRLTRELTRVNAATPATEERSIFDGLDTSVAHLAALDSAVGHFIRSAAAKADWAQRTLDLRRPAQVVDTLGQLVVQLEAALNEAHRCGTMPPRRRPPEGASVRECRTADLELETSIERMLARAQRALLEAAGVAIEVTAERELLAFADSMQATVTVHNRGRQSIWFRGLRMTGNPSIGGMSIEIPPDSSYAMTRRVLGLVDHRPWWLGGREGAMFADTRSPADGAALISYGVDAPLVPSVALAEDVRRISDVRVTLSVGPAATTTVAAGEIMYRVADPVMGEQWKPAGGVPPVTLELDRGLEWVRANALIDRRVRLTVRSHTDRERRLALRFLKPAGVTVSGAPDTLVLAPREVKELFVRLRGTLAPGRHEFGVGAASEGTVYSDGFREIAYEHIRPIRLYRSSALYLQAVPVTVPRTLTVAYVTGVSDAIAPALRGIEIPTTVLTVEELPLVDLARYTTVVIGPRAYDANPELVTQNPRLLDWVRNGGTLVVQYGQFEMSRPGMMPYPITHTRPAARVTIEEAPVQVLDATSRLLTWPNRIGADDWREWVQERALYMPSTFDVRYRAPLELHDPGEPENRGAILETTLGKGRYIYTTLSLFRQVPAGVPGSMRVLVNLLSAGVVAPPQ; encoded by the coding sequence ATGATCCGGACGCGCCTGCTTCCGGCCCTCGTCGCCCTGCTGAGTCTCGCCGCGCCGCGCGCCGCCTCCGGGCAGGCGCGCGGCGCGGTGGCGTTGGACCAGCTGGTGCGCGGGCTCACCACCACCTCGCGCGTGCTCGTGATCGGCGCGCACCCCGACGACGAGGACACGCAGCTCCTCGCCTGGCTCGCGCGCGGGCACCAGGTGCACGTGGCGTACCTCTCGCTCACGCGCGGCGACGGTGGGCAGAACCTCATCGGCAACGAGCTCGGCGAAGCGCTCGGCGCGATCCGCAGCGAGGAGCTGCTCGCGGCGCGCCGGCTCGATGGCGCGCAGCAGTTCTTCTCCCGGGCGTACGACTTCGGGTTCTCCAAGGATGCGACCGAGACCTTCGCGCAGTGGGATCGCGAAGCGCTCACGGCCGACGTGGTGCGGGTGATCCGGGCGTACCGTCCGCATCTGGTGATCGCGGTGTGGAGTGGCACCCGCGCCGATGGGCACGGCCACCACGAGGCGGCAGGGATCCTCGCGCGCGACGCCTTCGAGGCGGCGGGCGACACCGTGCGCTTCCCCGTCGCGGTGCATGGCCGCGCGTGGATGCCGCAGAAGTTCTATCGCGGCGCGTGGGCGCGCGCATTGCCGCCCACGCTCACGTTCGACGTGGGTGGGTACGATGCGGTGCTCGGTCGCAGTCCCGCCGAACTCGCGGCCGCGAGCCGGTCGATGCACCGCTCGCAGGGCCAGGGCGGACTCGAGCGTCGCGGGGCGGCGCCCTCGCGGCTCACGCGCGAGCTCACGCGCGTGAATGCGGCGACGCCGGCCACCGAGGAGCGGTCGATCTTCGACGGCCTCGACACCAGCGTCGCGCACCTCGCCGCGCTCGACTCCGCGGTGGGCCACTTCATCCGGTCGGCCGCGGCCAAAGCGGACTGGGCGCAGCGCACGCTCGACCTGCGCCGGCCCGCGCAGGTGGTGGACACGCTGGGGCAGCTGGTCGTGCAGCTGGAGGCCGCGCTCAACGAGGCGCATCGCTGCGGCACGATGCCGCCGCGGCGTCGTCCGCCCGAGGGAGCATCGGTGCGCGAGTGCCGCACGGCCGACCTCGAGCTCGAGACGTCGATCGAACGGATGCTCGCGCGGGCGCAGCGCGCGCTGCTCGAGGCGGCCGGCGTCGCCATCGAGGTGACCGCGGAGCGCGAGCTGCTGGCCTTCGCCGATTCCATGCAGGCGACGGTGACCGTGCACAATCGCGGGCGCCAGTCGATCTGGTTCCGCGGCCTGCGCATGACGGGAAACCCCAGCATCGGCGGGATGAGCATCGAGATCCCGCCCGATTCGTCGTACGCGATGACGCGACGCGTGCTCGGGCTCGTGGATCACCGGCCCTGGTGGCTCGGCGGGCGCGAGGGCGCGATGTTCGCCGACACGCGGTCGCCGGCGGATGGCGCGGCGCTCATCTCGTATGGCGTGGACGCGCCGCTGGTGCCGAGCGTCGCGCTGGCGGAGGATGTGCGGCGGATCAGCGATGTGCGCGTGACGCTCTCGGTCGGCCCCGCGGCGACGACGACCGTCGCGGCCGGCGAGATCATGTACCGGGTCGCGGACCCGGTGATGGGGGAGCAGTGGAAGCCGGCGGGCGGGGTGCCGCCGGTGACGCTCGAACTCGATCGCGGGCTCGAGTGGGTGCGAGCGAACGCGCTGATCGACCGGCGGGTGCGGCTCACGGTGCGTTCGCACACCGATCGCGAACGCCGGCTCGCGCTCCGCTTCCTCAAGCCGGCGGGCGTCACCGTCTCCGGCGCGCCGGACACGCTCGTGCTCGCCCCGCGCGAGGTGAAGGAGCTCTTCGTGCGGCTACGCGGCACGCTGGCGCCGGGACGGCACGAGTTCGGGGTGGGCGCGGCGTCGGAGGGGACGGTCTACTCCGACGGCTTCCGCGAGATCGCGTATGAGCACATCCGTCCCATCCGGCTCTACCGCAGCTCCGCGCTCTACCTGCAGGCGGTGCCGGTCACCGTGCCGCGCACGCTCACGGTCGCGTACGTGACGGGCGTCTCCGACGCGATCGCGCCGGCGCTGCGGGGCATCGAGATCCCGACGACGGTGCTCACGGTCGAGGAGCTGCCGCTGGTGGACCTCGCGCGCTACACGACGGTGGTGATCGGGCCGCGCGCGTACGACGCGAACCCGGAACTCGTCACGCAGAATCCGCGTTTGCTGGACTGGGTCCGGAACGGCGGCACGCTGGTGGTGCAGTACGGCCAGTTCGAGATGTCGCGGCCGGGGATGATGCCGTATCCGATCACGCACACGCGGCCGGCGGCGCGCGTGACGATCGAGGAGGCGCCGGTGCAGGTGCTCGACGCGACGAGCCGCCTCCTCACCTGGCCCAACCGGATCGGCGCCGACGACTGGCGCGAGTGGGTGCAGGAGCGCGCGCTGTACATGCCGAGCACGTTCGACGTGCGCTATCGCGCGCCGCTCGAACTGCACGACCCGGGCGAGCCGGAGAATCGCGGGGCGATCCTCGAGACGACGCTCGGGAAGGGGCGGTACATCTATACGACGCTCTCGCTGTTCCGGCAGGTGCCGGCGGGCGTCCCGGGGTCGATGCGGGTGCTGGTGAACCTTCTTTCGGCGGGCGTCGTCGCCCCGCCGCAGTGA
- a CDS encoding NAD(P)/FAD-dependent oxidoreductase encodes MARTRVVIIGGGFGGLNAARALARADVEVLLIDRTNHHLFQPLLYQVATTSLAPSEITAPIRWVLRAQKNVTTLLGTVEQVDRRNRAVRVKGEPDPIHYDYLILATGTRHAYFGHDEWEKWAPGLKNIEDARRIRKRFLLAFERAEWEEDPGARQALLTFVVVGGGPTGVELAGVLPEMCRVAFRPDFRRIDTAKVRVILVEGGPRILPAFPESLSARAQRDLEKLGVEVRTNTLVTHIDEQGVDVGSERIASQSVFWAAGNAASPLGKTLDVPLDRVGRVLVEPDLSVPGDPRVFVIGDLAAAKLPDGTFVPSVAPAANQMGQHAARNIRALIAGEPSRPFTYLNKGDLATIGRHKAVASFGGGRIRIAGYFAWFTWLFVHIAYLVGFRNRISVLLQWAYNYVFFERGVRLITETEDASMSRHPATTGRTGEFEAARKARG; translated from the coding sequence ATGGCACGTACACGGGTGGTGATCATCGGCGGGGGATTCGGCGGCCTCAATGCGGCGCGCGCGCTGGCGCGCGCCGACGTGGAGGTGCTGCTCATCGACCGCACCAACCATCACCTGTTCCAGCCGCTGCTCTACCAGGTGGCGACGACCTCGCTCGCGCCCAGCGAGATCACCGCGCCCATCCGCTGGGTGCTGCGCGCGCAGAAGAACGTGACCACGCTGCTCGGCACGGTGGAGCAGGTCGATCGCCGCAATCGCGCGGTGCGCGTGAAGGGCGAGCCCGATCCCATCCACTACGACTACCTGATCCTCGCGACGGGGACCCGTCACGCCTACTTCGGCCATGACGAGTGGGAGAAGTGGGCCCCCGGGCTCAAGAACATCGAGGACGCCCGGCGCATCCGGAAGCGCTTCCTGCTCGCGTTCGAGCGGGCGGAGTGGGAGGAGGACCCCGGCGCGCGGCAGGCGCTGCTCACGTTCGTCGTCGTCGGCGGCGGGCCGACGGGCGTGGAACTCGCCGGCGTGCTGCCGGAGATGTGCCGCGTCGCCTTCCGTCCCGACTTCCGGCGCATCGACACCGCGAAGGTGCGGGTGATCCTCGTCGAGGGCGGGCCGCGGATCCTGCCGGCGTTCCCCGAGTCGCTCTCGGCGCGCGCCCAGCGCGACCTCGAGAAGCTCGGCGTGGAGGTGCGCACGAACACGCTCGTCACGCACATCGACGAGCAGGGGGTCGATGTCGGGAGCGAGCGGATCGCGTCGCAGTCGGTGTTCTGGGCGGCGGGCAATGCCGCCTCGCCGCTCGGGAAGACGCTCGACGTGCCGCTCGACCGCGTGGGGCGCGTGCTCGTGGAGCCCGACCTCTCGGTGCCGGGGGACCCGCGCGTCTTCGTGATCGGCGACCTCGCGGCGGCGAAGCTCCCCGACGGGACGTTCGTGCCGAGCGTGGCGCCGGCGGCGAACCAGATGGGGCAGCATGCGGCGCGGAACATCCGCGCGCTCATCGCCGGCGAGCCGTCGCGGCCGTTCACCTATCTCAACAAGGGTGACCTCGCGACGATCGGCCGCCACAAGGCGGTCGCGTCGTTCGGCGGCGGGCGGATCCGCATCGCCGGCTACTTCGCCTGGTTCACCTGGCTCTTCGTGCACATCGCGTACCTCGTCGGCTTCCGCAACCGCATCAGCGTGCTGCTCCAGTGGGCGTACAACTACGTCTTCTTCGAGCGCGGTGTGCGGCTGATCACGGAGACCGAGGATGCGAGCATGAGCCGGCACCCCGCGACGACGGGGCGCACGGGGGAGTTCGAGGCGGCGCGGAAGGCGCGCGGATGA
- a CDS encoding glycoside hydrolase: MRWRQIGPTRAGRARAVAGVPSQPNTFYAGFDNGGVWRTTDYGANWVPIFDDQPTGSIGAIGVSVSSPNVIYVGSGAGIIRPDLSIGDGMYKSVDAGRTWEHLGLRETQMIAAVAVDPRNPDRLFVAALGHPYGPNPERGVFRSTDGGRTFEKVLYKDEYTSANEVMIDPRDPNTIYATLWQQQQSFIEGQGFGGSGMGIFKSTDGGTSWVQLTNGLPSILQANIAIAPSEPNTLYAVIAPGQGAIGFYKSTDGGAHWFQPVKGVSNERPEARQDMRPLSRIGGGDLPTLAIDPKDPNVVYSASVVMWRTEDAGLTWSAVRGAPGGDDYQRIWINPNDPRIIVAVADQGAVVSANRGLSWSNWYNQNTAAMYHVTTDFSFPYFVCSGQQDSGSACVKSRSDDGRITFHDWHPVNIQEYGMAAPDPKDPNIVYGSQRSGVSRYDRRTAQTQQVGPDVSGTLPGGGAMNRNVRTMPLHFSPLDNATMYYASNVVWKSVDHANSWRRISPDLTRQTWEVPATAGKYASGVRPAPAGSITALSPSPRSLNVIWAGTDDGQIQTTSDGGTTWRNVTPPGMKAWTRIFNIEAGHFDTRTAYAAANTLRLDDINPHFFRTRDGGASWTEINTGIAGGAVANSIREDPRQKGLLYAATDLQVWVSFDDGEHWQTLKNGMAPVSVRDLQVKDDSTCHCADLVAATHGRGFWILDDVTPLRQAAAARAALAKGEAYLFKPQTAVRVRFATNEPTPWPPEIPAGENPPPGGLIDYYLPSDARGPVTLEIVDARGRTVRSYSSTEPVFNPDPGKDMAAYDQVCRRDPTAAYCGLPLYWPAPQYIISTRAGMHRFSWDLKLDPVSPLDLIPAGDEEAQGAVPGRTYPQYNVPWAPPGAYTVRLTVDGKRHTQPLRLVLDPRVRITPAALTKLTALSMEMYDGAVAAHRAFLAAKELAQQVGGLTGAAADTLKADLEELAPTGVQRNLRAFRRRGGPATAPSLETVSNALQAAAMAMQSAESAPTAMQQAACDAARAQYVAVMARWRSAQARAATLRGSARP, translated from the coding sequence ATGCGCTGGCGCCAGATCGGGCCCACGCGCGCCGGCCGCGCACGCGCCGTCGCGGGCGTGCCGAGCCAGCCGAACACCTTCTATGCGGGCTTCGACAATGGCGGCGTCTGGCGCACCACCGACTACGGCGCCAACTGGGTGCCGATCTTCGACGACCAGCCCACCGGCTCCATCGGCGCGATCGGCGTCTCGGTGTCGAGCCCGAACGTGATCTACGTGGGGAGCGGTGCGGGGATCATCCGACCCGACCTCTCGATCGGCGACGGGATGTACAAGTCGGTCGATGCCGGACGGACCTGGGAGCACCTCGGGCTCCGCGAGACGCAGATGATCGCCGCGGTCGCGGTCGATCCGCGGAACCCCGACCGGCTCTTCGTCGCCGCGCTCGGGCACCCGTACGGTCCCAATCCGGAACGCGGCGTGTTCCGCTCCACCGACGGTGGCCGGACGTTCGAGAAGGTGCTCTACAAGGACGAGTACACGAGCGCGAACGAGGTGATGATCGACCCGCGCGACCCGAACACGATCTACGCGACGCTCTGGCAGCAGCAGCAGAGCTTCATCGAAGGGCAGGGGTTCGGCGGCAGCGGGATGGGCATCTTCAAGTCCACCGACGGCGGCACCAGCTGGGTGCAGCTCACCAACGGCCTGCCGTCGATCCTCCAGGCCAACATCGCGATCGCGCCGAGCGAGCCGAACACGCTCTACGCCGTGATCGCGCCGGGGCAGGGGGCGATCGGCTTCTACAAGTCCACGGACGGCGGCGCGCACTGGTTCCAGCCGGTGAAGGGCGTGAGCAACGAACGCCCCGAGGCGCGGCAGGACATGCGCCCGCTCTCGCGGATCGGCGGCGGTGACCTCCCGACGCTCGCGATCGACCCCAAGGATCCGAACGTCGTCTACTCGGCGTCGGTCGTGATGTGGCGCACCGAGGATGCCGGCCTCACCTGGAGCGCCGTGCGCGGCGCGCCGGGCGGCGACGACTACCAGCGGATCTGGATCAACCCGAACGACCCGCGGATCATCGTCGCCGTCGCCGACCAGGGTGCCGTCGTCTCGGCCAACCGCGGGCTCTCGTGGAGCAACTGGTACAACCAGAACACGGCCGCGATGTACCACGTCACGACCGACTTCTCGTTCCCGTACTTCGTCTGCTCCGGCCAGCAGGACTCCGGCTCGGCGTGCGTGAAGAGCCGCAGCGACGACGGGCGCATCACGTTCCACGACTGGCATCCGGTGAACATCCAGGAGTACGGGATGGCCGCACCGGACCCCAAGGACCCGAACATCGTGTACGGCAGCCAGCGCTCGGGCGTCTCGCGCTACGACCGGCGCACGGCGCAGACGCAGCAGGTCGGCCCTGACGTCTCGGGGACGCTCCCGGGCGGCGGCGCGATGAACCGCAACGTGCGCACCATGCCGCTGCACTTCTCGCCGTTGGACAACGCGACGATGTACTACGCGTCGAACGTCGTCTGGAAGAGCGTCGATCACGCGAACAGCTGGCGCCGCATCTCGCCCGACCTCACGCGGCAGACGTGGGAGGTGCCGGCGACCGCCGGGAAGTACGCGAGCGGCGTGCGGCCGGCGCCGGCGGGGAGCATCACCGCGCTCTCGCCCTCGCCGCGCTCGCTGAACGTGATCTGGGCGGGCACCGACGACGGGCAGATCCAGACGACGAGCGACGGCGGCACGACCTGGCGCAACGTGACGCCGCCGGGGATGAAGGCGTGGACGCGAATCTTCAACATCGAGGCCGGGCACTTCGACACGCGCACGGCCTATGCCGCGGCCAACACGCTCCGCCTCGACGACATCAACCCGCACTTCTTCCGCACGCGCGACGGCGGCGCGAGCTGGACGGAGATCAACACCGGGATCGCCGGCGGCGCGGTGGCGAACAGCATCCGCGAGGACCCGCGGCAGAAGGGCCTCCTCTACGCCGCGACCGACCTGCAGGTGTGGGTGTCGTTCGACGACGGCGAGCACTGGCAGACGCTCAAGAACGGGATGGCGCCGGTCTCCGTGCGTGACCTCCAGGTGAAGGACGACTCCACCTGCCACTGCGCCGACCTCGTCGCGGCGACGCATGGGCGCGGCTTCTGGATCCTCGACGACGTGACGCCGCTGCGCCAGGCGGCGGCCGCGCGCGCCGCGCTCGCCAAGGGCGAGGCGTACCTCTTCAAGCCGCAGACCGCGGTGCGCGTGCGGTTCGCGACCAACGAGCCGACGCCGTGGCCGCCCGAGATCCCGGCGGGCGAGAACCCGCCGCCGGGCGGGCTCATCGACTACTACCTGCCGAGCGACGCGCGCGGGCCGGTGACGCTCGAGATCGTCGATGCGCGCGGCCGCACGGTGCGCAGCTACTCGAGCACCGAGCCGGTGTTCAATCCGGATCCCGGCAAGGACATGGCCGCCTACGACCAGGTCTGCCGGCGCGACCCGACCGCCGCGTACTGCGGGCTTCCGCTCTACTGGCCGGCGCCGCAGTACATCATCTCCACGCGCGCGGGGATGCACCGCTTCAGCTGGGACCTCAAGCTGGATCCGGTCTCGCCGCTCGACCTGATCCCCGCCGGGGACGAGGAGGCGCAGGGCGCCGTGCCGGGGCGCACGTATCCGCAGTACAACGTGCCGTGGGCGCCGCCGGGCGCGTACACCGTGCGCCTCACGGTGGATGGCAAGCGGCACACGCAGCCGCTCCGGCTGGTGCTGGATCCGCGGGTGCGCATCACGCCGGCGGCGCTCACGAAGCTGACGGCGCTCAGCATGGAGATGTACGACGGCGCCGTCGCGGCGCACCGGGCGTTCCTCGCGGCGAAGGAACTCGCGCAGCAGGTGGGTGGCCTCACCGGCGCCGCCGCCGATACACTCAAGGCCGACCTCGAGGAGCTCGCGCCGACGGGCGTGCAGCGGAACCTTCGCGCCTTCCGCCGTCGGGGCGGGCCGGCGACGGCTCCGTCGCTCGAGACGGTGAGCAACGCGCTGCAGGCGGCGGCGATGGCGATGCAGTCCGCCGAGTCCGCGCCGACGGCGATGCAGCAGGCGGCGTGCGATGCGGCGCGCGCGCAGTACGTCGCCGTGATGGCGCGGTGGCGGTCGGCGCAGGCGCGTGCCGCGACGCTCCGCGGGAGCGCGCGACCCTAG